The genomic window TTTTGTGACATGGATTTGCGGGAGCGCAAGCCGCGTATCAAGAGCCACAAGAAGTAAATATAAGGAATCCCGAAGAATATATCTTGGAACCACTCCCCCGACCAGACAATCCATAACACGATATTGGCAACAGTGTAGAGGATGGCAAACAGAATTTCCCCGGGAACCTTCTTGTGGTTCTTCAATACCGAATCCAATCCCACCGACAAAAGCAGTATGGCCGCGCATTCCGCAATTTCATTCGCGGCAATGGGCATTCGCGTACCGGGATTTACAAGGTCGTAAGCAATCCAATACAGATTGCTCAGAAGGAAACTCACCATTGTCAACACGAAGAAAATCGGAAGGATGCTTTTTTTACCGAAAGGCATCATCCCGATGGATTTCGCAATGACAACAGCTAGAATGCAATTTTGAATTATGCTCCCCAAGACATCGACCAGCGTCTCGTCACTCATTCGGGGAACTCTCCCGTTTGATCTTTATCAGATGCAATACCAGTTGAGTCGCCGCAACTCCCAGAAAGAAAGAAATTATACCGATGATTATATACCCTACGTATCCCATGAGTTACCAATCCTTTCATAGGCAAGGCGCAGGGCTTCTTTTCCCCTGGCCAAAAGATTATATGTCTGCTTGATGTTTTTTCTTATGATTCTGCAAATCTGTTCCGGTTTCAAGTTCTCGAAACACTGAAGGAACAGAACTTGCCTGTAGTTCGCGTCGATTGATTCCATCGCTTGATACAACTGCTTGTCCCTTTCGTTATTCAGCAGGATTGTGGCCGGCTGAAGGCTTGCATCGGCCTGCACGTTGTTCAAAAAGTCATTTTCCGAGGATATGTATTTGATTTTGCGTTTTCGCAAATAGTGCAACGCCTGGTTCTTGGCGATGGCATAGAGCCAGGTTTTGAACGAAGCGTTATCTTTCTCTTTGTAGCGGCTCGTTCCAGACGCCAATATCGCAAACGTATCCATCATCAGTTCTTCGGCGTCGTCTATGTTTTGAATAAACCCATGAATAAATAGGACTAGGCTGTCCCTGTATTTATTAAATAGATCTTCAAGAGCGTCT from Fibrobacter sp. includes these protein-coding regions:
- a CDS encoding RNA polymerase sigma factor, producing the protein MPDNDGLLYTRFLVDNDQDALEDLFNKYRDSLVLFIHGFIQNIDDAEELMMDTFAILASGTSRYKEKDNASFKTWLYAIAKNQALHYLRKRKIKYISSENDFLNNVQADASLQPATILLNNERDKQLYQAMESIDANYRQVLFLQCFENLKPEQICRIIRKNIKQTYNLLARGKEALRLAYERIGNSWDT